Proteins from a genomic interval of Flammeovirgaceae bacterium SG7u.111:
- a CDS encoding GMC family oxidoreductase: MSKYYYGEERDFYDAIVVGTGISGGWAAKELCESGLKTLVLERGRMVEHVKDYETANKDDWDFPNGGKLSQKELALQPKQARTGYIMHAASHKWFVNDIEHPYSETKPFDWHRGYHVGGRSIMWGRHSYRWSDMDFAANKEDGHGIDWPVRYKDIAPWYSKVESFIGVSGEPLGLPQLPDSEFLPMMELNCVEQHFREKVSEGFDGRVVTSGRIAHITGDKRFEGRTNCQYRNRCIRGCPYGGYFSSNAATLPAAAKTGNMTLRPDSVVAEVIYDPDTKKASGVKVIDRLTKEEMVFNAKVIFLCASTVGSTSILMQSRSDRFPNGLGNDSDQLGRNMMDHHLGVGASGTFDGYDDKYYKGRRPGGVYIPRFRNLGGNSKKDFIRGYGYQGGASRGNWQDAVAELSMGKDLKEAILSPGGWRMGISGFGEILPYEDNRMTLDYDKVDGWGLPTVNFDADIRDNELKMREDMVSQAAEMLKKAGMKDVKERNGTYNMGHGIHEMGTARMGRDAKTSVLNGNNQVHAVPNVYVTDGSFMTSASCVNPSLTYMAFTARAANHAVKELKKGNI; the protein is encoded by the coding sequence ATGAGTAAATATTATTATGGAGAGGAGCGTGACTTCTATGATGCGATCGTCGTTGGTACGGGCATCAGTGGGGGATGGGCAGCCAAGGAGCTTTGCGAAAGCGGTTTAAAGACCTTGGTGTTGGAACGTGGTCGGATGGTCGAACACGTAAAAGACTACGAAACAGCAAACAAAGACGATTGGGATTTTCCTAACGGAGGCAAGTTGTCTCAAAAAGAATTGGCATTGCAGCCTAAACAAGCCCGCACGGGTTATATTATGCATGCGGCATCGCACAAATGGTTTGTCAATGACATTGAACATCCCTACAGCGAAACCAAGCCGTTTGATTGGCACAGGGGCTACCATGTGGGGGGGAGGTCTATTATGTGGGGACGCCACAGCTACCGATGGAGCGACATGGATTTTGCAGCAAACAAGGAAGATGGGCATGGCATAGACTGGCCCGTTCGATACAAAGACATTGCCCCGTGGTACAGTAAAGTAGAGTCTTTCATAGGAGTTTCAGGTGAGCCATTGGGGCTTCCTCAATTGCCCGATAGCGAGTTTTTGCCCATGATGGAGCTCAATTGCGTAGAGCAACATTTTAGAGAGAAAGTTTCTGAAGGATTTGATGGGAGAGTGGTGACTTCGGGAAGAATAGCGCACATCACAGGTGATAAGCGATTTGAAGGAAGGACAAATTGTCAATATAGAAACCGCTGTATAAGGGGCTGCCCTTATGGAGGATATTTCAGTAGCAATGCAGCTACACTTCCTGCTGCTGCAAAAACAGGAAATATGACACTTCGCCCCGATTCGGTTGTAGCAGAAGTAATTTATGACCCAGATACGAAAAAAGCCTCTGGTGTAAAAGTGATCGATAGGCTCACAAAAGAAGAGATGGTTTTCAATGCCAAGGTTATCTTTTTGTGTGCTTCCACGGTAGGTTCAACTTCTATTTTGATGCAATCACGTTCTGACCGTTTTCCTAATGGTCTTGGAAATGATTCGGACCAGTTGGGAAGAAATATGATGGACCATCACCTTGGGGTAGGTGCTAGTGGAACGTTCGATGGTTACGATGATAAATATTACAAAGGTCGCAGGCCAGGTGGGGTTTATATCCCTCGCTTTAGAAACCTAGGCGGAAACTCGAAGAAGGATTTTATTCGAGGGTATGGTTACCAAGGAGGTGCCAGCCGAGGAAATTGGCAAGATGCCGTGGCAGAGCTTTCTATGGGAAAAGACCTTAAAGAAGCGATACTTTCTCCAGGAGGATGGAGAATGGGGATTAGCGGATTTGGAGAAATCCTTCCTTATGAAGACAACCGAATGACTTTGGATTATGATAAGGTAGACGGTTGGGGACTTCCAACTGTGAATTTTGACGCAGATATTCGTGACAATGAGCTCAAGATGCGTGAAGACATGGTGAGCCAAGCTGCAGAAATGTTGAAAAAAGCAGGTATGAAGGATGTGAAAGAGAGAAATGGTACTTACAATATGGGGCATGGCATCCATGAAATGGGAACGGCCAGAATGGGAAGAGATGCGAAGACTTCGGTATTGAATGGAAATAACCAAGTACATGCCGTGCCAAATGTGTACGTAACGGACGGCTCGTTTATGACCTCGGCCAGTTGCGTAAATCCTTCATTGACATACATGGCATTTACCGCACGTGCCGCTAATCATGCAGTTAAAGAACTTAAAAAAGGAAATATATAA
- a CDS encoding gluconate 2-dehydrogenase subunit 3 family protein: MDRRKALLNMGKSLGYTVAAPTFLSFIQSCSKGDESAVWAPTFLTKDQGATLTYLVDALLPKTDTPSASDMNVHVFIDKFAAEVMDDKQQKLLKETLDKIAQTVGGEISQEAVQKVAVSIYKENTEGFPFAMRIRDLTIWGYKCNEYIGEQVLAYLPVPGQYVSCGDVQELSGGRAWSI; this comes from the coding sequence ATGGACAGAAGAAAAGCATTATTAAACATGGGAAAGTCGCTGGGGTATACCGTGGCAGCACCCACTTTCCTAAGCTTCATACAAAGTTGTAGCAAAGGAGACGAAAGCGCCGTTTGGGCGCCTACTTTCCTTACAAAAGACCAAGGGGCAACGCTAACGTATTTGGTAGATGCGCTCTTGCCCAAAACGGATACTCCTTCGGCTTCGGACATGAACGTACACGTGTTTATCGACAAATTTGCTGCCGAGGTAATGGACGATAAGCAGCAAAAACTCTTGAAAGAGACCTTGGACAAAATAGCGCAAACAGTTGGAGGAGAGATAAGCCAAGAAGCCGTACAAAAAGTAGCCGTTTCTATTTATAAGGAAAATACAGAAGGTTTTCCATTTGCTATGAGAATAAGAGACCTGACTATTTGGGGCTACAAATGCAACGAATATATAGGAGAGCAAGTGCTTGCTTATTTACCTGTGCCGGGTCAATACGTTTCCTGCGGAGACGTGCAAGAGCTTTCGGGTGGAAGAGCGTGGTCTATTTAA
- a CDS encoding peptidylprolyl isomerase, translating into MKKAEFHTAKGLMKVEFYEKDAPIAVENFTKLAKKGFYDGLTFHRVIPNFVVQGGCPDGTGAGGPGYTIKCELDGDNQYHDRGVLSMAHAGRNTGGSQFFICHSRDNTSHLDGNHTCFGKVVEGLEVIDEIRQGDKIEKIVVIEE; encoded by the coding sequence ATGAAAAAGGCAGAATTCCATACCGCAAAGGGCTTGATGAAAGTAGAGTTTTACGAAAAGGATGCTCCTATAGCGGTTGAAAACTTTACCAAATTAGCCAAGAAAGGCTTTTACGATGGGCTTACTTTCCACCGAGTGATCCCTAACTTTGTAGTACAAGGCGGATGCCCAGATGGTACTGGCGCTGGCGGTCCTGGCTACACCATAAAATGTGAGCTTGACGGCGACAACCAATACCATGACCGTGGCGTGCTTTCTATGGCACATGCAGGAAGAAATACTGGCGGTTCGCAGTTTTTCATCTGCCACAGCCGTGACAATACTTCTCACCTCGACGGCAACCACACTTGCTTTGGCAAAGTAGTGGAAGGCTTGGAAGTGATCGATGAGATTCGCCAAGGCGATAAGATCGAGAAAATTGTTGTGATTGAAGAATAG
- a CDS encoding RluA family pseudouridine synthase yields the protein MLSEKARISEYLIGIFEQLPSRNSVKKAIKKGEVYLNGDEADSGRWVNSGDEIQLMDLEEKLPRVFEFKMDVVFEDEYLAIVHKPAGLLVSGNQFRTLENALPFNVQKSTEPDALKYPKPVHRLDFQTSGLLVTAKTAKAHAELGKMFKERTIQKTYHAVVVGLTPESGVLEEDVNGQQAVTEFELVSSSPALQSGQISLLKLKPYTGRTHQIRIHTAGMGSPIVGDKIYGNKEKSIQHKGLFLSATGLDFTHPITQQPISLQLDIPYKFLSLMKRAKRRWLKFKEEE from the coding sequence ATGCTTTCAGAAAAAGCCCGCATCAGCGAATACTTAATCGGGATTTTTGAGCAATTACCTTCCCGCAACAGCGTGAAAAAAGCCATCAAAAAAGGCGAGGTTTACCTCAATGGGGATGAAGCAGACTCAGGCAGGTGGGTCAACTCTGGCGATGAAATCCAACTTATGGACTTGGAGGAAAAACTGCCAAGGGTGTTTGAATTTAAGATGGATGTGGTGTTTGAAGACGAGTATCTTGCCATAGTTCATAAGCCGGCCGGGCTGTTGGTGAGTGGCAATCAGTTTCGCACCTTGGAGAATGCCCTTCCTTTTAATGTGCAAAAATCGACTGAGCCAGATGCGCTCAAGTACCCCAAACCGGTGCACAGGCTCGATTTCCAGACCAGTGGCTTGCTCGTAACTGCTAAAACAGCTAAGGCACATGCCGAACTGGGCAAGATGTTCAAGGAGCGAACAATCCAAAAAACATATCATGCAGTAGTGGTTGGGCTGACTCCCGAAAGTGGGGTGTTGGAAGAAGATGTAAACGGGCAGCAAGCCGTTACCGAATTTGAATTGGTTTCCAGCTCTCCTGCCTTGCAAAGCGGGCAGATTTCTTTATTGAAACTAAAGCCCTACACGGGCCGCACCCACCAGATTCGCATCCATACCGCAGGCATGGGCAGCCCTATAGTTGGGGATAAAATCTATGGAAACAAGGAAAAATCCATCCAACACAAAGGATTATTCCTTTCCGCCACGGGCTTAGATTTTACCCACCCAATTACTCAGCAGCCTATTTCCCTCCAGCTCGATATCCCCTATAAGTTCCTTTCCCTCATGAAGAGGGCGAAGCGCAGGTGGCTAAAGTTTAAAGAGGAGGAGTAG
- a CDS encoding ligase-associated DNA damage response DEXH box helicase — MEKKNTAISDNFLGIGQIETWFAQKDWKPFPFQLEAWQAYLRGENGILNAPTGSGKTYGLWLGCLAEYFNNITKNKQPKGLQVIWITPLRALAKDIQRAMQEACEGLGVPWEVGIRSGDTTAATKRLQKKQMPHCLITTPESLHVLLAQKGYPSLFQELKTVIVDEWHELLGSKRGIQAELGISRLKALQPKLRVWGISATIGNLQQAGEVLCGNGFYTVKAKVQKKIEAVSILPDTVEKFPWTGHLGLNLIDKVLPIVEKSTSTLLFTNTRAQTEIWYQTLLAKAPWLAGQLAMHHGSLDPAIRMWVEDAIHEGKLKLVACTSSLDLGVDFRPVETVIQIGGPKGVNRFLQRAGRSGHRPDAVSKIYFMPTHSLELMEGAALSQAVREVTQEDNVTHLESRFPLQKPMDVLVQYMVTLAVSDGFEAKQLWQEVKSTYAYRELSREEWEWALAFITTGGNSLGAYDEFSKVVVENGLYKVTSRKVAIRHRLSMGTIVSEPMIKVRFVTGGYIGTVEEYFISKLNPGDVFWFAGRNLEFVKMDKLTAKVKKSNKKKGQVPRWMGARMPLSSELAGLIREKLDAFRTSIDIEMQTIRPMLELQHRWSLVPAKNQFLIEKIRSDEGYHVFFYPFEGRMVHEIMAAMVCFRISQMLPISLTFAMNDYGFEILSDIEIPLEDALESDLFSTENLLFDIESSLNETEMAKRRFREIATIAGLVFRGYPGKSKKARHLQASTQLLFDVFSEYDSENLLIKQAFQEVIDMQLEHGRLEKAMDKIKTMHIKVTNPPKFTPFAFPIMVDRRRDSLSSESFESRIQKMQVQLEQFAEEEI; from the coding sequence ATGGAGAAAAAAAACACAGCCATATCGGATAATTTTCTTGGAATTGGACAAATAGAGACTTGGTTTGCCCAAAAAGACTGGAAACCCTTTCCCTTTCAGCTTGAAGCTTGGCAGGCGTACCTTCGAGGAGAGAACGGCATTCTCAATGCCCCAACTGGCAGTGGGAAAACCTACGGACTTTGGCTAGGCTGCCTAGCCGAATATTTTAACAATATTACCAAAAACAAACAGCCTAAAGGCTTGCAGGTCATTTGGATTACCCCACTTCGGGCACTCGCCAAAGATATTCAACGAGCTATGCAAGAAGCCTGCGAAGGGTTGGGCGTGCCTTGGGAAGTGGGTATTCGCTCTGGAGATACGACCGCAGCAACCAAAAGGCTACAAAAAAAACAAATGCCCCACTGCCTCATCACCACACCCGAAAGCCTACATGTACTGTTGGCACAAAAAGGATACCCCTCTCTTTTTCAAGAACTTAAAACGGTGATTGTAGACGAATGGCATGAGCTTCTTGGCTCTAAAAGAGGCATACAAGCCGAGCTGGGAATCTCCAGGTTAAAAGCCTTGCAGCCAAAGCTACGAGTTTGGGGGATTTCGGCTACCATTGGCAATTTACAGCAAGCAGGGGAAGTTCTTTGCGGAAATGGGTTTTACACCGTAAAAGCGAAAGTTCAAAAGAAAATCGAAGCGGTTTCCATCCTCCCCGATACCGTAGAAAAATTTCCTTGGACGGGGCATTTGGGCTTAAACCTCATCGACAAAGTTCTACCCATTGTTGAAAAAAGCACCTCGACCCTACTTTTTACCAATACCCGAGCCCAAACCGAAATTTGGTACCAGACCCTATTGGCAAAAGCCCCTTGGCTTGCTGGGCAACTGGCCATGCACCACGGATCGCTCGATCCGGCCATTCGGATGTGGGTAGAAGATGCCATCCACGAGGGGAAATTGAAATTGGTGGCCTGCACCTCTAGCCTCGACTTGGGCGTGGATTTCCGACCTGTGGAAACCGTGATCCAAATAGGTGGTCCAAAAGGGGTAAACCGATTTTTGCAGCGGGCTGGAAGAAGTGGCCACCGCCCCGATGCTGTGAGCAAAATCTATTTCATGCCTACCCACTCCTTAGAACTTATGGAAGGGGCAGCCCTCTCCCAAGCCGTGAGGGAAGTCACCCAAGAAGATAATGTCACCCACTTGGAAAGCCGTTTTCCACTCCAAAAGCCGATGGATGTGCTCGTACAATATATGGTTACTTTGGCTGTTTCGGATGGGTTTGAAGCAAAACAACTCTGGCAAGAAGTAAAAAGCACCTACGCTTACAGAGAACTGAGCAGGGAAGAATGGGAATGGGCACTGGCATTTATCACCACAGGGGGAAATAGCCTTGGTGCTTACGATGAGTTTAGTAAAGTGGTAGTCGAAAATGGCTTGTATAAAGTTACATCTCGAAAAGTTGCCATCCGTCATAGACTTTCCATGGGCACAATTGTGAGCGAACCGATGATAAAAGTGCGGTTTGTAACGGGTGGCTACATCGGTACGGTAGAAGAGTATTTCATCTCGAAGCTAAACCCAGGGGACGTATTTTGGTTTGCGGGCAGAAATTTGGAGTTTGTGAAAATGGACAAGCTTACCGCCAAGGTGAAAAAATCTAACAAAAAAAAGGGGCAAGTCCCCCGCTGGATGGGCGCACGGATGCCGCTTTCCTCGGAGCTAGCTGGGCTGATAAGGGAAAAGCTGGATGCCTTCCGAACATCAATCGACATTGAAATGCAAACCATCCGCCCTATGCTAGAACTGCAACATCGTTGGTCGCTCGTTCCTGCCAAAAACCAGTTTCTCATTGAGAAAATTCGGTCAGATGAGGGCTACCACGTTTTCTTCTATCCTTTTGAGGGAAGAATGGTGCACGAAATCATGGCAGCTATGGTCTGCTTTCGTATAAGCCAAATGCTGCCGATCAGCCTCACTTTTGCCATGAACGATTATGGCTTTGAAATCCTTTCCGATATAGAAATCCCGCTGGAAGATGCCCTCGAAAGCGACCTTTTCAGCACCGAAAACTTGCTCTTTGACATAGAAAGTAGTCTCAACGAAACGGAAATGGCTAAGCGTAGGTTTCGGGAAATAGCCACCATTGCCGGTTTGGTATTTAGAGGATACCCAGGCAAAAGCAAAAAAGCGAGACACCTGCAAGCTTCAACCCAGTTGCTGTTTGATGTTTTTTCCGAATATGACTCAGAAAACCTTTTGATAAAGCAAGCCTTCCAAGAAGTGATAGATATGCAACTGGAACACGGAAGGCTAGAAAAGGCAATGGACAAAATAAAAACGATGCACATCAAAGTGACCAACCCTCCCAAATTCACCCCGTTTGCCTTCCCTATTATGGTGGACAGAAGGCGCGATTCGCTAAGTTCCGAATCTTTTGAAAGCCGCATCCAAAAAATGCAGGTTCAGCTAGAGCAGTTTGCCGAGGAAGAAATTTAA
- a CDS encoding shikimate kinase gives MRIYLIGMPASGKSTVGSELAERLGYDFVDTDDLIAEREGIGIPEIFSEKGEDYFRKVEGDVLRSTLPEKAVIATGGGVPCFAGNMEFIKEQGISVYLKVPVEELASRSMAQHGARPLLKDFVGLQLLDELKSKLKAREVFYNQADLQIQGKQPDIDTLIEKLKLKATL, from the coding sequence ATGCGCATATATTTGATAGGAATGCCCGCTTCGGGGAAAAGTACGGTGGGGAGTGAACTTGCAGAGAGGTTGGGCTACGATTTTGTAGATACCGATGACCTGATTGCAGAAAGAGAGGGGATAGGTATTCCTGAGATTTTTTCTGAGAAAGGTGAGGATTACTTTAGAAAAGTGGAAGGAGATGTGCTTAGAAGTACCTTGCCAGAAAAAGCTGTAATAGCCACAGGCGGGGGAGTCCCTTGTTTTGCCGGTAATATGGAGTTTATAAAAGAACAGGGGATTTCTGTGTACCTGAAAGTTCCTGTGGAAGAGTTGGCCTCTCGTAGTATGGCACAACATGGGGCTCGTCCTCTGCTCAAAGATTTTGTTGGATTGCAGTTGCTCGACGAGTTGAAGTCGAAACTGAAAGCCCGTGAAGTGTTTTACAACCAAGCCGATTTACAAATTCAGGGTAAACAACCAGATATTGATACCCTCATAGAAAAGCTTAAACTTAAAGCTACCCTCTAA
- a CDS encoding SiaB family protein kinase produces the protein MEVNLLDYYLSMDQQRIILYYKGPFDETILAKISTYIKNHFADQPKSGHKLFAVFIELAQNIAFYSSEKDHFEGVDEKKGIGTILIRDAHDKVTFTAGNLVKTEVVEEISAKCDKINSLTYDELRAFKKEVRKRPRKEGHKGGSIGLIQVALKSESSLKMEHKPIDDNHSFYMISTDVEKEVVGS, from the coding sequence ATGGAGGTGAACTTACTTGATTATTACCTGAGTATGGATCAACAACGTATCATTCTTTATTATAAAGGGCCATTCGACGAGACTATTCTTGCGAAGATCAGTACCTATATCAAAAATCATTTTGCTGATCAGCCTAAATCTGGGCACAAGCTTTTTGCGGTGTTCATAGAATTGGCTCAGAATATTGCATTTTATTCTTCTGAAAAAGACCATTTTGAAGGTGTAGATGAGAAAAAAGGAATAGGTACTATTCTGATCAGAGATGCACACGATAAAGTTACGTTTACTGCGGGTAACCTAGTGAAAACAGAAGTGGTAGAAGAGATTTCTGCAAAATGTGACAAGATAAACTCGCTTACATATGATGAGCTTAGGGCTTTCAAAAAAGAAGTGAGGAAAAGACCAAGAAAAGAGGGGCACAAAGGGGGGAGTATTGGCTTAATCCAAGTTGCGCTGAAATCTGAAAGCAGCCTCAAAATGGAACACAAACCAATTGACGACAACCACTCTTTCTACATGATATCTACAGACGTAGAGAAGGAGGTAGTTGGTTCTTAA
- a CDS encoding DUF1987 domain-containing protein codes for MEDIHIQGESGTFFTPNVDFNASSGHCSITGESYLENSFEFYDKLIQWFDSYFAEGGEAIVLDIKLTYFNTSSSRALLDLFIKLKELEDEGKNVTVNWHYGVPDDTDMEQEAEDFIDDSGLEINLVEFES; via the coding sequence ATGGAAGATATTCATATTCAAGGGGAAAGTGGCACATTTTTTACCCCTAATGTAGATTTTAATGCGAGTTCTGGCCATTGCTCCATTACTGGGGAATCATACCTCGAAAACTCATTTGAATTTTATGACAAACTGATCCAATGGTTTGATAGTTATTTTGCCGAAGGCGGAGAAGCAATAGTGCTTGATATCAAGCTTACGTATTTCAATACAAGTTCGTCAAGGGCTTTGCTCGATTTGTTCATTAAGCTAAAAGAGCTAGAAGACGAAGGTAAAAATGTGACCGTAAACTGGCATTACGGTGTTCCAGATGACACAGACATGGAGCAAGAAGCCGAAGATTTTATAGATGATTCGGGACTCGAAATAAATTTAGTAGAGTTTGAATCCTAA